CGCAGCGTCCGCCCGTCCATGAAGAGCGCGGTGTCTCCGACCGCGACCGGGTCCGTCGTGGACTTGACCTGCCAGCGCTGCGGGCCCGAGGCAAGATCGATCGCGCGGATCGTCTCACGCTCGGCGACCAGCACGACATCGCCCGCCGCCGTCAGCGAGCGGGGCTGGATCGGCACAGACCATCGCTGGATACCCGACCCAACGTCGAGGCCGAGCACGCGGTCCCCCGCGGCGACCGCGATCATCCCGCCCTGGAGCACCAGGGGGCCGAACGCGGCGCCGTAGTCCATGCGCCAGCGAGCCATCCCGGTCGTGGCGTCCAGGGCGGCGAGCTTGGAGGCCTTCGTGTTCTGGTACGCGTACGTGCCGCCGTAGAGCACCGTCCGCCCGACGACGAGCGGCCCGATGGTCGAGTTCATCGAGTAGCGGTTGTACCAGGACACCGTCTCGAACTTCCACGCGACGGGCGCGGGCGGCTCGTCACCTGCCGAGGACGTCCCCGTCGACGACGAGGAGCAGCCGCACAGGACTATCAAAACGGCGGCGAGAGTGGCGCGCTCGCAATGGCGGAGCATGCGCCACCTTACCACGGCGCCTTTGACTTCGCAGGGAGCCGAGGGCAGACTTGGGGGCACTCAAGGAGACCCCCCATGCCCTCGAACCTCGACGAGCAATTCCAGACGCTTCACGAGATCACCCGCGCGGCGCGGCGCAACCTGGCCGACGGCCCGTGGGATTACCTGATCGGCGGCACCGAGACCGAGACTACCGTGAAGCGCAACCGCGCGGCGATCGACTCGCTCGCCTGGAGACCCCGGGTGCTGCGCGACGTCTCCAAGGTGGACCCCTCGTCCACCTTCCTCGGCAGGCCCGTGCGCATCCCCGTGATGCTGGCGCCGGTGGG
The Candidatus Methylomirabilota bacterium DNA segment above includes these coding regions:
- a CDS encoding alpha-hydroxy-acid oxidizing protein encodes the protein MPSNLDEQFQTLHEITRAARRNLADGPWDYLIGGTETETTVKRNRAAIDSLAWRPRVLRDVSKVDPSSTFLGRPVRIPVMLAPVG